Part of the Pseudomonas lijiangensis genome is shown below.
CTCGCAAGCAAGGGTTTGCGTACCGACTAGCTCACGCTACCCTGCTGCTTCATCCTTCGCGTGTGATCCGCCCCATGCCATTGCGCCAGCGCCTAGAAAACCTGCCCGTGGGCCAGAAACTGCTGGCAGCCCTGCTGGTCCTGCTGACCACAGTGCTGCTGGTCGCCAACCTGACCTTTATCAGCGCCGCTTACTACATCTCTCAGGAAGCCATGGCCCCGCAGGCCCTGCAGACCATCGGACGCCTGATCAGCAGCCCCAATCTCAACGAACAGGCATTGAACTCGCCGCTCAATGCCAACGCCTTGCTCAAGGAACTCAAGAGCTACGGGCCGTTGCGTGCCGCAGCGCTCTACGACAACGACGGCAATCGTCTGGCGCAGATGCAACAGGGCGAAGGGCTTCACCTTCCCGCCCATTACGGCGATATCGAAGGCTGGCGTCTGACCGAGTTTCGCAACACACAAATCATTACCGTGCCCAAGGGCGATCAGGCTCCGGGGCATTTGTTGCTGGTTGCCAGCAGCGAACTGCCGACGGCGTTCTACACCGGCACGCTGACCGCAAGCCTGGGCATTCTGGTGTTCAGTGTGCTGCTGTGGCTGGTCGTGGCCAGACAGATCCGGCGTCTGATTACCGAACCCATCTATCAGCTCGAAGAACTGTCGCGCCAGGTCACCCGCGAAGAAAACTATGCCCTGCGCGCAGGCCCCGGCAACGAAGACGAAATCGGCAAACTGGCCGAAGCCTTCAACACCATGTTGTCGCGCATCGAAGCCCGCGAGCAACAACTCAAGCGCGCCCGCGACGACTCGCAGGAAGCCTACGCCCAGGCTCAGGGCATGGCCGAGGAAACCCGCCACACCAATCGCAAGCTTGAGCTGGAGGTCAAGGTTCGCAGCAAGATCGAGAAAAAACTCACCGGCTTTCAGAATTACCTCAACAGCATCATCGACTCCATGCCCTCGGCGATGATTGCCTTGGATGAACAGCTATATGTCACCCAGTGGAATCAGGAGGCCACCGCCCTGTCCGGCACGACCCTGGACGAAGCCCTCAACCAGCCGATCTTCATTGCCTTCGAGCCAATGAGAGCCTTCCTGCCCCAGATCAAGCAGACCGTCGAGCAGCACAGCGTCACCAAGATCGAGCGCGTGACCTGGATCAAGGGCGACGAGGCGCGCAGCTATGCCCTGACCTTCTACCCGCTGACAGGCGATGCGGGCCGTGGCGTGGTGATCCGGATTGATGACATCACCCAGCGCATTTCTCTGGAAGAAATGATGGTGCAGTCGGAAAAGATGCTCTCCGTTGGCGGGCTGGCAGCCGGTATGGCTCACGAAATCAATAACCCGCTGGGCGCGATCCTGCATAACGTGCAGAACATTCGCCGCCGTCTCTCGCCGGAGTTGCCCAAGAACATCGAGCAGGCAGAGTCGGACGGCATCGATCTGAATACCGTCAATCATTACCTGACTGGCCGCGGCGTTCCGCAACTGCTGGACGGCATTCAACAGGCCGGCGCGCGGGCCGCAAAGATCGTCAGCCATATGCTCAATTTCAGCCGTTTGAGCAACCGACAGCTGACCCCTTGCGACCTCCCCGCCCTGATTGATCAGGCGCTGGAAATCGCTGGCAACGACTTTGACCTGGCAATCGGTTTCGACTTCAAGGGCCAGCACATCATCCGCCAGTTCGACCCGGAACTGGGACCTGTGCCTTGTATCCCCAACGAGCTGGAACAGGTGCTGCTCAACCTGCTGAAGAACGCCGCCCAGGCCATTCACCAGCGTTCGGAAAGCGAAGCCGAGCCGGGACGCATCACCTTGCGCACCCGTCTCAACCCGCCATGGGCCGAAATTCAGGTCGAAGACAACGGTATCGGTATGGCCGAGAACGTGCGCAAGCGTACTTTCGAGCCTTTTTTCACCACCAAGGAAATCGGCCAGGGCACTGGACTCGGGCTGTCGGTGTCGTACTTCATCATCACCAACAACCACAAAGGTCAGATGGAAGTGCAATCGGCCATCGGCATGGGAACCTGCTTCACCCTGCGCCTGCCTCTGGTGGGCAATCAGGCGAATGTGCAGCAACAGGTCATTTCAAAGTTGTAACCAGGAGCCATACAGATGGGCTTTCGTTTGTCGAAGATTTACACACGCACCGGCGATGCCGGGGAAACCGGGCTGGGCGACGGTCGTCGAGTGTCCAAGGATCATCCGCGTGTCGAGGCCATCGGTGAAGTCGATACCCTCAACAGTCAGCTGGGGTTGCTGCTGGCCGGGCTGAACGAGCAAGTGCAACGCACTCCTGCACTCAGTGAAGTGATCGAGGTCCTGAGCCCTTGCCAGCATCGTCTGTTCGATCTGGGCGGTGAACTGGCCATGCCGGCCTATCAGGCACTGAACGCTGCTGAAGTCGAGCGTCTGGAAGCCGCAATCGATGTGTGGAACGACGAAGTCGGCCCCCTGGAAAACTTCATCCTGCCAGGGGGCTCGATGCTGATCGCCCAGGCCCACGTCTGCCGCAGCCTGGCTCGCAGTGCAGAACGGCGCTGTCAGCACCTCAATGCTCAGGAACCCTTGGCGGGTGTCGGGCTGGCGTATATCAATCGGCTGTCGGACTTGCTGTTCGTTGCCGCCCGGATAATCGCCCGACGCCAAGGCATCGCGGAAATCCTCTGGCAACCCGCCCCCAAGCCAGAAAAACCCTGACCCGCTCACTTGTGGGAGGGGCCTTGGCCGCGACGACCAGCTGAAGGGCAACAGATTTTTAGTGCCTTCACTTCAACAAGCTGTCGCGGCCAAGGCCCCTCCCACAGATTGTGACCACCCCAAATTTGTCGGGGAGTCGGTCAGGCGCCAGGCCAGAAGGCGCGGATTCCGGCAACACCTTGTGCGCCGCTTTCCCAGGCGCGCTGACGGTCATCCGGGCCGACACCGCCCAGCAGGAATACCGGCTTCGTGAAGCCAGCGATCAGGCGGGAAGCTTCTTCCCAGCCCAGTGGCTGCGCGTCTGGATGCGTCTGGGTCGGCTGGACCGGTGACAGGGTGACGAAGTCCACGCCCATCTGCTCGGCCAGTGCCAGCTCTTCAGCGTTATGGCAGGAAGCTGCCAGCCAGCGGTCTTCGGGGAATGGGCGGCCACGGCTGGCGTACTTGCGCAGTTGTTCCGCCGTCAGGTGCCATCCGGCGGACGGGAAATCACCCAGCCATTCCAGAGGTCCCTTGAGCATCAGTTGCGCCTTGCCTGCGCACAAGCCCACCGCATCCACGGCCAGATCCCGATATTGCGGATCATAACCACCCGGTGCCCGTAGCTGGACCAGCTTGATGCCGCCTGCGATGGCTTTCTGCATGCCGCGCAGCAGCTCGGAGGTTTCGAGACCATCAGGCGTAATCAGGTACTCGCCGGGCAAACGTGCCGCCGCAACAATCGGTTTGTTGGCTGCCGGGAATTCGTAACCGGCCAGTTCGCGCTGACTGGCCCAGACCAATGGCTGCCCTTCGGCACCATGGGGCTCGCCGGTAAAGGCCGAAACTTCCCAGACGTCGAGCAAGACCTGTTTGTCCGGGTAATCGTGCTGGATCTTGATCAGCGGACGCGCCGCGGTGACGCCAATCCCCAGTTCTTCCTGCAGTTCACGGCTCAATGCGGCCTGGACAGCCTCCCCGGCTTCAACCTTGCCGCCGGGAAACTCCCACAAACCGCCCTGATGCTGGTTATCTGCACGCTTGGCGATAAGAATCCTGCCGTCAGCGCCACGAATGACAGCGGCGGCCACATGAACACGTTTCACTCATCGGTCTCCTGCAAGGCAGCCTGTTGCCAGCTCTGGAAAGCAGGCCACTGGTAAAGGGTTTCAATATAGGCCAGCGCTTCGGCAGGCAAGGCTACGCGGTAGCCGCGCAGACGAATGGCCACCGGCGCAAAGAAGGCATCGGCAATGCTCGGCTGACCGAACAGGAACGGGCCGCTCTCGGCCGACGCTGCACGGCACTCGCTCCACAGGGCAACGATTCGATCGATGTCCTGTTGCGTATCGACCGGAATGACTTCCAGTGCCTGATCGCGCTGCAGGTCCATGGGCATGTTGGAGCGCAGGCTCATGAAGGCACTGTGCATTTGTGCGCAGGCCGAACGGGCCTGGGCACGGGCGGCGGTATCACGTGGCCAGAGGTTGGCTTCGGGGAAACGCTCGTGCAGGTATTCGCAGATGGCCAGGGAATCGATGATGGTCCCGTGCTCGCATTGCAACGCAGGAACCTTACCGGTCGGCGAGTACTTGAGAATCTGTTCGCGGGTGTCCGGCTTGTTCAGGCGA
Proteins encoded:
- a CDS encoding Nudix family hydrolase encodes the protein MKRVHVAAAVIRGADGRILIAKRADNQHQGGLWEFPGGKVEAGEAVQAALSRELQEELGIGVTAARPLIKIQHDYPDKQVLLDVWEVSAFTGEPHGAEGQPLVWASQRELAGYEFPAANKPIVAAARLPGEYLITPDGLETSELLRGMQKAIAGGIKLVQLRAPGGYDPQYRDLAVDAVGLCAGKAQLMLKGPLEWLGDFPSAGWHLTAEQLRKYASRGRPFPEDRWLAASCHNAEELALAEQMGVDFVTLSPVQPTQTHPDAQPLGWEEASRLIAGFTKPVFLLGGVGPDDRQRAWESGAQGVAGIRAFWPGA
- a CDS encoding cob(I)yrinic acid a,c-diamide adenosyltransferase, with product MGFRLSKIYTRTGDAGETGLGDGRRVSKDHPRVEAIGEVDTLNSQLGLLLAGLNEQVQRTPALSEVIEVLSPCQHRLFDLGGELAMPAYQALNAAEVERLEAAIDVWNDEVGPLENFILPGGSMLIAQAHVCRSLARSAERRCQHLNAQEPLAGVGLAYINRLSDLLFVAARIIARRQGIAEILWQPAPKPEKP
- a CDS encoding sensor histidine kinase, which gives rise to MPLRQRLENLPVGQKLLAALLVLLTTVLLVANLTFISAAYYISQEAMAPQALQTIGRLISSPNLNEQALNSPLNANALLKELKSYGPLRAAALYDNDGNRLAQMQQGEGLHLPAHYGDIEGWRLTEFRNTQIITVPKGDQAPGHLLLVASSELPTAFYTGTLTASLGILVFSVLLWLVVARQIRRLITEPIYQLEELSRQVTREENYALRAGPGNEDEIGKLAEAFNTMLSRIEAREQQLKRARDDSQEAYAQAQGMAEETRHTNRKLELEVKVRSKIEKKLTGFQNYLNSIIDSMPSAMIALDEQLYVTQWNQEATALSGTTLDEALNQPIFIAFEPMRAFLPQIKQTVEQHSVTKIERVTWIKGDEARSYALTFYPLTGDAGRGVVIRIDDITQRISLEEMMVQSEKMLSVGGLAAGMAHEINNPLGAILHNVQNIRRRLSPELPKNIEQAESDGIDLNTVNHYLTGRGVPQLLDGIQQAGARAAKIVSHMLNFSRLSNRQLTPCDLPALIDQALEIAGNDFDLAIGFDFKGQHIIRQFDPELGPVPCIPNELEQVLLNLLKNAAQAIHQRSESEAEPGRITLRTRLNPPWAEIQVEDNGIGMAENVRKRTFEPFFTTKEIGQGTGLGLSVSYFIITNNHKGQMEVQSAIGMGTCFTLRLPLVGNQANVQQQVISKL
- a CDS encoding glutathione S-transferase family protein, which produces MSLHLIIGDKRYSSWSLRPWLVLAMTGAPYTDQVIRLNKPDTREQILKYSPTGKVPALQCEHGTIIDSLAICEYLHERFPEANLWPRDTAARAQARSACAQMHSAFMSLRSNMPMDLQRDQALEVIPVDTQQDIDRIVALWSECRAASAESGPFLFGQPSIADAFFAPVAIRLRGYRVALPAEALAYIETLYQWPAFQSWQQAALQETDE